A genomic region of Trifolium pratense cultivar HEN17-A07 linkage group LG3, ARS_RC_1.1, whole genome shotgun sequence contains the following coding sequences:
- the LOC123917637 gene encoding uncharacterized protein LOC123917637 yields the protein MDAMQIALPVLGIVAAAAVTFYAVSFNEIREKSLQDWDESESENGGYRRLSSSSRERRARRQAKKNNKTN from the exons ATGGATGCAATGCAAATAGCTCTACCAGTTTTGGGCATTGTTGCTGCTGCAGCTGTAACCTTCTATGCAGTGAGTTTCAATGAGATTAGAGAG AAATCacttcaagattgggatgaATCTGAATCAGAAAATGGAGGTTACAGACGATTATCCAGCTCGTCTCGAGAGAGGCGAGCTAGAAGACAAgctaagaaaaataacaaaaccaaTTAA
- the LOC123917634 gene encoding gamma aminobutyrate transaminase 3, chloroplastic-like, translated as MNSLIRSTLRNKTASALVCAAVPRSFRGSIIQAPLWSRSSSSESSLATDNSTSDVKTDQGFKGHDMLAPFTPGWHTTDVNPLVIEKSEGSYVYDINGKKYLDALAGLWCTALGGSEQRLVDAATAQLKKLPFYHSFWNRTTKPSLDLAKELLEFFTARKMAKAFFVNSGSEANDTQVKIVWYYFNALGKPNKKKFIARTKSYHGSTLIAASLSGLTALHQKFDLPAPFVLHTDCPHYWRYHLPGETEEEFSTRLAKNLEELILKEGPETIAAFIAEPVMGAGGVILPPATYFDKIQAVVKKYDILFIADEVICAFGRLGAMFGCDKYNIKPDLVSLAKALSSAYMPIGAVLVSPEISEVIHSQSSKLGSFSHGFTYSGSPVPCAVALETLKIYKERNIVDVVNKIAPKFQDGIKAFSDSPIIGEIRGTGLILGTEFTDNKSPNDPFPPEWGIGAYFGKQCEKHGMLVRVAGDGIMMSPPFIMSPEEVDELISIYGKALRDTEKRVQELKSQHK; from the exons ATGAATAGCCTCATCCGATCCACTCTCAGAAACAAG ACAGCTTCAGCTTTAGTATGTGCAGCAGTTCCCAGAAGTTTTCGGGGAAGTATTATTCAGGCTCCCTTATGGTCTAGGTCAAGTAGTTCAGAATCTTCTTTGGCTACGGATAATTCAACTTCAGATGTGAAAACTGACCAAGG GTTCAAGGGCCATGATATGCTTGCCCCTTTCACACCTGGGTGGCATACTACCGATGTGAATCCTTTGGTTATTGAAAAGTCTGAG GGAAGCTATGTATATGACATTAATGGGAAGAAATATCTTGACGCACTTGCTGGTCTATGGTGCACCGCTTTAG gggGAAGCGAGCAGCGCCTTGTTGATGCTGCCACTGCACAATTGAAGAAGTTGCCATTTTACCATTCCTTTTGGAATCGAACCACAAAACCTTCATTG GATCTAGCCAAGGAGCTCCTAGAATTTTTTACAGCCAGAAAAATGGCTAAAGCTTTTTTTGTTAATAGTGGGTCAGAAGCCAACGACACTCAG GTCAAAATTGTATGGTATTATTTCAATGCCCTTGGAAAACCAAATAAGAAGAAATTCATAGCTCGGACTAAATC GTATCATGGTTCAACATTGATAGCAGCCAGTCTTTCGGG TCTTACAGCTTTGCATCAAAAGTTTGATCTGCCAGCTCCTTTTGTTTTGCATACTGATTGTCCACACTACTGGCGGTATCATCTTCCAG GTGAGACAGAGGAAGAATTTTCGACCAGATTGGCCAAGAATTTGGAGGAGCTAATTCTGAAAGAGGGACCAGAGAcg ATTGCTGCATTTATTGCAGAACCAGTGATGGGGGCTGGAGGTGTAATACTTCCACCAGCAACTTATTTTGACAAG ATCCAAGCTGTCGTCAAGAAGTATGATATCCTTTTTATTGCGGATGAG GTCATCTGCGCCTTTGGGAGGCTTGGGGCCATGTTTGGTTGTGACAAATATAACATTAAGCCAGACCTTGTTTCCTTGGCAAAG GCACTTTCTTCTGCATACATGCCAATTGGAGCTGTCCTTGTGAGCCCAGAAATTTCAGAAGTAATACATTCGCAAAGCAGCAAACTTG GTTCCTTTTCTCATGGGTTCACTTATTCTGGATCACCTGTACCCTGTGCTGTTGCACTTGAAACACTCAAAATCTACAA GGAAAGAAATATTGTTGACGTCGTGAACAAGATAGCTCCAAAGTTCCAAGATGGCATAAAGGCTTTTTCTGATAGTCCCATCATTGGAGAG ATACGGGGAACTGGCTTGATCCTTGGGACTGAGTTCACAGACAACAAATCACCTAATGATCCATTTCCTCCTGAATGGG GAATAGGTGCTTATTTCGGAAAACAATGTGAGAAACATGGGATGCTAGTTCGGGTAGCTGGAGATGGTATCATGATGTCTCCACCATTTATTATGTCACCTGAAGAAGTTGATGAG TTAATCAGCATTTATGGCAAAGCTTTAAGAGATACGGAAAAGAGAGTCCAAGAGCTCAAGTCTCAGCACAAGTAG